The Drosophila sulfurigaster albostrigata strain 15112-1811.04 chromosome 3, ASM2355843v2, whole genome shotgun sequence genomic sequence TTAGTAACTTAAACCagttaatttgatttaaattttaaaggtTATATGTTAATTCAAAGAATTCTTACACTAAGAATTTTATATGAAGGTTCTTCTTAGCAAGTATTTACTGTAGCACTTGAATTAATTAGCACATTTGGTCAGCGTCGATTtgcacacaaataaatataaatttatttttcttacaaattgttcatttatttacaggaATTTCAGCAGAAGCTCTTCCAACTCTTTGATCTGGAACGTAATGGATATTTACTACAAGATCGCTGGATCGAGCACCTGAAGGGTCGCCTCACGTAAGTACGTGGGATTGGCCAGATGAAGTTATCTGGCATCCAGTTCCCAGCCGCTTATTTGGCGTTTTTTTTAAAGAGGTGCCAAAACAATTAGCCCGATGCCAGCACAAAAAGCTGTCTCCGTACTGATTTCATTCCCAAGCACACGCAGTCTCCACTTGccttgtggttgttgttgtcgttgttgctctAGTGCTGTCCAACTGCTGCGTGCTCCAGGCGGAGGCATTCCAGCTGCGCCAAGCTGAGAGAGCTGCTACCAAGCCAGGCAGCTGGCTAGCCAACGAATGCCAGCACTGCACTTTGCACGCCAAcgggcaacgggcaacggCGATGCCATCGCCAATGGTGATGCTATCTGTGTTGTATGTTAACATATACAACAGCTAACATAGTCCGCATGCCGTTGCCTCCCCACCGCACCTCACCGCacctcctctcctctcctctgtTAGTTGTTGTCCGGGCCTGGCAGTGACTGTCACTGGCCTGCCTGTCGTAATGAAGtcattcaaatacaaatatagcGTGTCGGGCGcgggagttggagttggagtcggcaagctgcagtttgcagttgcaCTAGATGCTGtgctccagcttcagcttcagcttcagcttgttACCGGTAATGGCAATGCTAATGTTAATACCAAGctctgtttttttctcttgACTTTGACAGCGACGATCGGCAAATGGACTTTGCTGAGCAAATTGAATCTGTGGCCTATGTCATCTGCGGCGATAAGAGCCAAGTGAGCTTTAAGAACTTTCGCGATATCTGGCATACCCGAGGCGTAAGTGTCACGCCCACTTTACAAAAGTATCTCGACTTAAACACTCTATTGAAAATACTTCACAGATATTGGACAAACTCTATCGCTTGATTGACAACGATGGCACGAATCTGATATCAACCAATCAAGTTATGGAGTTCATATCGCATTTAACCAACTCCAGGTGAGTTCTATTTTCAGCCAAAGCATTGATTATATAACCGTAAATGAAGCAGGTTTCATCGGGAACATTTGATTAGAATAGCAATTGTTTTAccatgataaaaaaaaacttgatctCACTCATACTTGAAATATTCCTTTATTCAAGCGACAAACTTGTTTTCGTGGCGActcaatttttattcaatttactaAGAATCTGcgttcaaaaatgttttaattaccACAATATGAACATATACTTAGTACATTTAAAAGTTGAATACCTGCTAAAAGGGGTTGCATTATGCCTAACCCGTATTCAACTATCTTCCACTCCCTAACAATGTTACAATTTAGAATTTGGGAGGTAGAAGGCAGTtgattaatcaaatttattatattgctCCATCCATTTGAGCTAGGGTTCGCGAAATTTTTGTCAGATATGGTAACTGGGAAGTTTCTTTCTGTCTTCAAAATGAGGAAAATTCACCAACTTCCGAATTATAAAGTTAAGCATTTATGACGTGTTCCGATCTACACTAAATGGAAACtacttaatttaataagtATATCGCATTGCTCAAAATTAGAGCTTGCTAATAACTGTCAAAAGATTCAGCGCGAGAATCTCATTGAGTTTTTATCATCCGAGAGATAGATTTCGTTTGTTTTCCAGTGAAAAAATGATTGGCCTGTTGGtgattaattttaagtttttatcaGAACTATGTTGACATTTATTTCGTCTGCTTTTACAAAAAACTAAAGATTTAGTATGGACAGCTTTGTTGACACTTGATCAGCCATGTGATCCAGTTGTCAATCTCAGAAGATTAGCCTCTCGAGTGCGTCACCCTTATCTAACCTTTTTTACATACGAAActtacatatgcatatttatatattttatgacttttcTTCCACTTTTGTTCTCAAGACCCCGCACTGGCTTTGACAAGAGCTCTTTAGCTCGACTGGAGCAGCTCTTTCGCAACACTGTGGGCAATGATCAGGAAATACGACGCGAGGAGTTTCAGAAAATTGTCACCTCCAAGAATGTAGGACAATTTCtctatattttacatttcagTGAAATAATTCTTCTTTTTAGCCCTTTTTCACAGATCGCGTATTCCAAATCTTTGACAAAGATAACTCGGGTTCGATATCTCTGCAGGAGTTTATAGATGCCATACATCAGTTCTCAGGACAATCCGCTGATGATAAGATACGCTTTCTGTTCAAGGTCTACGACATAGATGGTGAGTTTTCTTTGATAGACTTAAAAAAGTTCCTTAAACATCGAAACTATTTTGCAGGCGATGGCCTTATACAGCACAAAGAGCTGCACGATGTGATACGACATTGCATTAAGGAGAATGGCATGGAGTTCTCCGAGGATCAGATTGAGGATCTAACCAGCGCCATGTTTGAAGATGCCGATCCGCATAACAGCGGCGAAATCACCTATGAAGCACTCAAGAATCAGCTGCACAAGCACGGAGGTTTGCTTGAGAATCTCAGTATTACGTAAGCAGTGTCAACTCTGCGATTAAAGATCACTTTTAAGTTTCCTCCCTTCTCTGCTACTTAGCATTGATCGCTGGCTGGTGCCCATTGCAGAGGAGGTGCCGGCGAGCAAGAAGACTGGAGGATTGTGGAATAAAATACCTCACCAGCTGACGCTGGCTTACATGAAGAACAATCAGGTGTTTGTCTCCTATCTGTTCTTCTACATTGCTGTCAATTTGTGTCTCTTTATCTCGCGTGCCATTCAATATCGCGAAAGCAACGGCTTCGTCATCATTGCCAGAGCTTGCGGTGAGTTGTTAAGACATCCCAGATTACTCAAACCATTAACCAATCATTTTGCTCTGTAGGACAATGTCTCAACTTTAATTGCGCCTGGGTTTTAGTTTTAATGTTAAGGCATTCATTGACTTATCTACGCTCGCGAGGATTATCCTCGTTTCTACCACTGGATCATCATGTCTATCTGCACAAGCTGACGGGCATCACAATCTCGGTGTTTAGCTTGGTGCACACTATAATGCATTTGTTCAATTTCTCCATTATTGTGATCAACGATCCTAAGATCAATGCTGGTCATTACACCATTACGGAATGGCTGCTCACTGATCGTCCTGGATTGTTTGGCCTCATCCCTGGCTGTGCTAATCCTACAGGCGTGGCACTCTTGACCATTTTGCTGGTTATGTTTGTTTGCTCTCAACCGTTTGTGCGACGCAAGGGCAGCTTCGAGATCTTCTACTGGACCCATCTGTTGTATGTGCCCTTCTGGATACTGACGTTGTTCCATGGCCCCAACTTCTGGAAGTGGTTTCTGCTACCGGGACTGGTGTACTTCGTGGAGCGTGTGTTGCGCTTTGTCTGGATGCGTGGCGAACATGGCAAGACGTACATTAGTTCGGGTCTGCTGCTGCCCTCCAAAGTTATCCATTTGGTCATCAAGCGGCCGTACAATTTCAACTTTCGTCCGGGCGATTATGTGTTTGTCAACATTCCAGCGATTGCCAAATACGAGTGGCATCCCTTCACCATCAGTTCGGCGCCCGAGCAAGAGGACTACATGTGGTTACACATACGCACCGTGGGCGAGTGGACAAATCGCCTGTATCGCTACTTTGAGCGTGAGCAGCAAAAGCTGCATAAAGGTGACGTCAATCAGCATATGCACGCGATTCCCACGCCCAGTTTTATGCTGCTGAATGAGACACGTAATCCCGCCATGGCCGACAAGACGCGGCTTTCGCAAACGCAAACGACAACGCCGCAAACGGATTTCCTGGCACGCAACATGGCCAGCATCACTTTAAATGCACCCACGCCACCTCAGCGTCCACCGCGGCAACATCGCAAGCTGGCGGCAAGTCCTCCAGAGGCTGCAAACACCACGGGAGTCAATCGTATACGCAGCATTAAGAAGTCACTCCAGCGCACCTTCTCTCGCAAGGAGACGGCTGAACCAAAGCCAAAACCCAACCAGGTTACTGGTATTTCGAATGGTGCTTTCGTTGGGGATGCCGGCGAGCGGGAAGATCTAAGCATGAAGCAACGGCCGCTGGAGAAGAGCATCTCTTTGCCCGACATTAGCATGAAGAGCAAGAAGCGAAGTCGACTCAAGGCGTAAGTAGAGGGGAATAGAAAgaactttttatacccgctacccatagggttgaagggtattataactttgtgccggcaggaaatgtatgtaacaggtagaaggaggcatctccgaccctattatttagtatttatattctttatcagcatcaacagccgacacgatctagccatgtccgtctgtgtgtctgtccttccgtccgtatgaaacactggatctcagagactataagagatagagctatcagagctatcattttttttcgacagcatcaaaaaaaatcgaataacaagcgtaattttaaagctagagttttggtatatataataattactatagtagttattatatagtagttaatttggttgcgatcagataaaaattgtggaagttattaaagaaatacttttgtatgggcaaaaacgcctacttactagggctcttggttgctttggccgacaacaTGGTACATTTATATGTACTACCATGGTACGTGgtacatatggtatattttgaatggtgtactatttcgatataccaaacataccatttggcatatttttagtattttcggtagattttgaaaataataccgcagtattttgcctttattaaaaattgatagcgggtatctcacagtcgagcacactcgactctaactttcttacttgtttgataTGAGGATGCTTTACAATTTTAGTTGAATTCTATTATGTTAGCTGCATTTGCAGGTATCTCACACTAAATCGCAGATTTATCAAGCAAAGGGTGTTTTACAGTCAAAACTCAGAGTAaactttcttattttaattggACTTACAATAATGGATTGAAATAAGCACACTTTACTGTACATCCAATCTTCTAATctgttttatttggtatagATAATAAATTACACATTTATCAAGAAATGAAAGGGTCTCTCAAAGTCAATACTTTCGAGTaaactttcttacttttgtGTTAACTACAATATTAACCTTAATTGTATGATAAGCAAATCGTCGTCAAGCCCACTCCCCTCTaactttatttctattttaccCCTTTCATGGCTTCTTTGCAGCCTGCGCGCCTTGGGACGCTCAGAATCGGAGCGCGCCTTTGATGACAAGCGCATGCTACGCGCTCGGCACAACAGCGTGGGCTTGGCCTACCTTAGTCCGCAGAACAAGTCGTTGGCGCAGAGTTTCCGCTACATGCGCAACAAGCCCACAATCATTGCATTCAAGACGCCCAGCGTAGAGCAATGTGATCTCCAATTGGCGACCACAGGGGAAACCAACGGCGAGCACGGCATGGCAGAGCAAGGACGTGTCTCACGGGCAGAGAGTGCGTCAGACAACAAGTTGCAGTTGACACGACTTAGCGTATCCACGGATGACAGGCCGTTGGAGGTGAGTGTCTGCTGCCTTAAGCAAGCTAAACTAACTTAATTTAAGATTAAGTCCTAATGATAATCCCCTACCCTCCTACCACCTCTAAGGATAACACTCACATGGGCGCGGGTTGCAGAAAGTCACGCTTGCGTCGTCCCACATTTCTGCGCACGTTGTCCACATCCATAACAAATCGGTCCAACATGGGCAACGGTGGCATTGGCAGTTCCACAACTAACAGCGGTAGCAAGGTCACACTCGATGCGGGCGTCATGGAGGTTTGGGTCAcaacacatacagacacacacacacaccacacatacacatatgcataATGCTAATATTTTGTGCTTCCAGATCTTTATTGATGGCCCATATGGTGCACCATCGAGCCACATCTTTGGTGCTCAGCATGCGGTGCTCATTGGCACAGGAATTGGCGTGACGCCTTTTGCATCCATACTGCAGTCGATTATGCATCGCTACTGGAAGGCGCGGCACAGTTGTCCACGCTGTCAGTTCGAGTGGGCGAGCGAGATACCCAAGTCTGTGATGAATCTGCGCAAGGTGGACTTTTTCTGGATCAATCGGGATCAACGCTCGTTCGAGTGGTTTGTCAATCTGCTGTCGCAGCTGGAGATCGAGCAGGCTGAGTTAGGTGGCGCCATGGAGCGGTAATTACACACGaaactttttacttttactgtTCTCTCAAGTTATCCTTTCTCTTTAGATTCCTGGACATGCACATGTACATTACAAGCGCGTTGCAGCGCACGGACATGAAGGCGGTGGGTCTGCAACTTGCGCTGGATCTGCTGCACGAGAAGGTATTATAGAAGAACCACTTCGAACTGCCAAGAGTTGACTATATCTTCTCTATTCCCTTAGGGTAAACGAGATCTGATCACTGGACTCAAGACACGCACGAATGCAGGACGACCCAACTGGGACAAGGTGTTCAAGCAGCTGCAGGCACAGCAGAAGGGCAAGGTTACGGTCTTCTATTGCGGACCGCCTCAGCTGGCGAAGACGCTGCGCGTCAAATGCGATCAGTATGGATTCGCTTTTCGTAAGGAGTGCTTTTGAGATTAGAATCCTTTGCATTCACAATGTTTAtctcatgtttttttttgggtttggtATCTCGTTTTCCCAATCTAAGTAGTACCATAGTATATccacttatatatatatatatatatgctgtaTTTATTTGTCCTGTGTCTCGTATTTGTCTGTGTCTTTTGTATTGTCCACCAACTTGTAAATATCTTATATATCACTATAAAGTAGAAAACAcatgattaattaattaataataataaaatgttgttacTCAATGTGTGTTTTGTCCCTCTGCGCTCCCCCTCCCCAACAAACAAACCCACACAACCAAAATTAATGCACCCTTTTCCAGGTGGATCGGAGTTCTACATCTAAGCGTCTGCCATGGCCGGAGACGCCACGTCTTTATTCTGCACTtgtcaacaaaaattaaaaattcaaaaacaaatcttcacacactcacacttaaaTCAGTTAATAAATGATTTAGTTCAATGCCTTGACCAGGTGCTGAAATTGATGTCACTTGGTCGAGACTTGCGCTCAATGGTGATAGTTTCGTCGTCAATTTTGTCCACGTTGTAGAACTCACGCAGCTCGGCAATGGCCGTCTCCTCAATTTGAGTTTGGACTAGAGATTTGTTGCGCATGCGCTCGTAGCTCTCGCGCTGCCTACGCTCATCGGCTAGAATCTTGGAGAAGCTATTGCTCTGATCTGCTGACACTGTTGCAGGCGTCGCCTGTCCACGCATCATATTCGCAAACGAGGTGGGATCTGCGCTGCTGCCCGTGGCAGCTGACGAGTTAAATGCTGGCTCTGGGTAGGTGGCAGGCGAGTTGCTAGAGATGCCCCAAGCATTGGGCACCACCACGGGGGTTGTGTTCAACTCCAACGTTGCTGAGCTGCTGGCGCGCCAACTCTGCGACTCAGAGGATAAGCGCTTGCGCTGCTTTTGCGACAACTTCTGGGACTGTGGCATCAGTGTGCTGAGATCCAAGTTGTAGCTCTTGCTTATGGGTGTGCTGGCCTCCGTTGGACTATCGGGCATTGGTGGCGTTTGTTCCTTTACTGGCGTCCGTTCCGTAAAGCTGCGAGGCGACATAACAACTAGTTCTGGGCTTGGCTGATCCTCTTGCTTCAGGACATTGTTCACCTTGAGTGCCGTCTCTGCCAGCTTGCGTTTTTGTTCCTTTTTATCCACGACACGCGACCAGTTCTTCACCTCGGTTGGCGAGCTGACCTGCGCTGCAGTCTTTTCATCAGCTGGCGATGCAGCGGATTCGCTGATGCTCAACGAACGCATCATGGTAGAGATCGCCTGCTTTTCATAGTGATGTGCATCCTGCTTGTTGTGGTCCTTTTGCTTGTGCCGTGCAGCTTCCTTCAGCTTTCCGTCCTGCATAATAGAAAATACTCTTTTAGCTGGGGTTCAGTTAAAGACAAATTTCAGCAAACTCACCGCACTCATGCGATAGTCCAAATCGACCTCGCAACCATCGACAAAGCTGAGCAACAGCTCATCTTCTATAGCCTCTGAGAAGGGTGTAATTTGACGATAGTCAAACACTGTCTTGAACATCTTTTGGTAATGAGTATTGAGCAGATGCAGCGTGCTTGCATCGCATTGCTCGATGCTGCGATAGGTCAGCACGCGTGCGAGGTTTTGGCAGATGAAGTCAAGACAGCCTTGCTGCAAGAGCTTGCAATTGTACATTGCAGCAAAGTCCAACATTTCGCCGCACTTGCGAATGCTAATCTTGTCTAGAATTAACGATTCACACACATTCTGCAGCGATTCAATAAAATACTGATCGCATAACGTTATCATATTGTAAAGAAACGTTTCCGAATAGTTTTGCTTGCAAAATGCCTCCGTATCCAAACTGTATAGATAATCGAGTATGGGCTCCAAATACTCCAAGGGAACGCTTTCAAAGTTAACAGTCGTGCGCTCTGCCCAGGAGTGCATGAACATCATCTCGAAGTACTCGAGTCGTGCCACCAAAACGCATTTGTGCGCCTCCAGTACTTCGCCCTCTTCACAAACGATGCGCACATCATAGAGCTCTGGGAAATCCGTGCGATGCATTCGACTAAATCGCTGTCTGTTGGGTAGTGGAAACTGCTGTTCCGATATGTAACTGCAAGCAAAAGGAATCACAATTATTCGAGGTCATCTAAATAGTCTAACAAAGCTTACCTCTGCACATATTTGGCAAGTTCTTGAAGCTGAAACTTGACTAAATGTGCGAGAAACATTTCACACACTCGACTGCGCTTTTGTGGCTTGTTCGGACCCAGACTCTGCTGTATGCAGTCGATATCTAAAGAAAGCAGGTTATTATAAAGTGTTACCAATCGTATTCAACTCCCTTACCATCCTCCGTTGGCCAGTAGTTGCTGTAGATGTGCTTCAGCACTAGTTCAAACATTTTCCCCGTCAAATTGTCAAAGTTCAAATAGACATTTTTATCCAGATAGCAACGTATCAATTCACGCAGTCCTGGTGCCCGGCTAAAGATGATAAACTTGTGCGCGGCAAAGCGTTCGCCATCCACATGCAGCACAACATCATGCACCGCATCCGAATCGCAGGTGTCGTGATAGAGCTTTTTGAAATGATGCTCACGTCGGGGCAGCGCTGGCTTGCGGAAGTACTTCATGTGCGACTCTTGGAGCACAGCAAATGAGGAGAAACTCTCATCGCAAACAATGTCTACAGCACGATCAATGTTTGGCACACGCTGCAAATCGATTCGCACATAGTGTTCCCTAGAGATTTCCGTGCGATTCTGATCGTTATTCTGCCAGATGTCCATGTTGTGCTTGGGCTTCTCTTGACTGCCAGCGGGAAAGGCAAGCTGATTGCATTTGCCTCGATAAACGCAGCCATCGGAGAGTATTAAAACTTGATTGCACTTATATAGGATCTTCTTCACCTGCGGCAAGCGAATCGGAGAGAAATTGCAGCTgtaaagcaaatacaaattccaattagaataataatttgtagaaaaaccaacaacaaaaggcagcTTAAACAATATTTGCCGTAGTTAATTGCACAGCAGTGGACTGCAGCTGGACTTACTTGTAGAACTGTTGCGTATTCTCGTACCAGAGGAACACTACATTCGTCTCCGTCAACATTAAGAGTTTGAGCGCTGCAGCGGAGCCCTTAGTGGAGTTCTTAATGTTGCCACCCATCACCGCAATGCTCTTGAGATCTTCGTAGCTAAAAAAAACAGATAGTAGCTCGGTTAGGGATAGATAAgatatttgttattcaaaacTCTCACTTGGGCGTCTTTATTGTTCTTGTCTTGTCCGCGTAGAACAAGAAGATTAGCTTCTCCGTTGTGTAGACCACAGTGGCTGCATTGTTGGCCTCCACAAAGTTAATGGACGTTCGATCCGGCAGCTTCATCTACAATTTAATTGGATATTTAGTCAGGTACTTAATTCTGGTGTATTCTACGTGCCAATGTTGGTGCTTGTATCGTCTTTGTCTGCGAACTGATGCCAAACTGCCCCTGATTGGCGCCCCAAACATAAATGCACTTGGCGCTGTAGGCAATAGAATGATGATCACAGGCTATGACACGTAGCAAATCGCTGGCACCTTTGTCACGTAGAGAAACAACTTCCTTGAACGTGGCCAGACTTTCACCAGCGTCACGCACG encodes the following:
- the LOC133840827 gene encoding inhibitor of Bruton tyrosine kinase produces the protein MSAIKNQEYDCTAKCRQREHGNSITAAITKRSIDDQKLAAFIAKTCANFNNIRDYLGRSAVHMCASVARYTILEWLLNHGAHIDERDYESGSSPLHRALFYGCIDCAVLLLRYGASLELLDEDTRCPLQAICRKWDVEPTVTSQNEILVWGSNKNYNLGIGNEQNTNSPQAVDFFRKSNLWIERMALGAYHSLFLDSKGHLYAVGHGKGGRLGIGVENSLPAPKRVKVPLKQANEQIICLSVSRQHSLLLTNRSLVFASGVNDNHQLGVRDAGESLATFKEVVSLRDKGASDLLRVIACDHHSIAYSAKCIYVWGANQGQFGISSQTKTIQAPTLMKLPDRTSINFVEANNAATVVYTTEKLIFLFYADKTRTIKTPNYEDLKSIAVMGGNIKNSTKGSAAALKLLMLTETNVVFLWYENTQQFYNCNFSPIRLPQVKKILYKCNQVLILSDGCVYRGKCNQLAFPAGSQEKPKHNMDIWQNNDQNRTEISREHYVRIDLQRVPNIDRAVDIVCDESFSSFAVLQESHMKYFRKPALPRREHHFKKLYHDTCDSDAVHDVVLHVDGERFAAHKFIIFSRAPGLRELIRCYLDKNVYLNFDNLTGKMFELVLKHIYSNYWPTEDDIDCIQQSLGPNKPQKRSRVCEMFLAHLVKFQLQELAKYVQSYISEQQFPLPNRQRFSRMHRTDFPELYDVRIVCEEGEVLEAHKCVLVARLEYFEMMFMHSWAERTTVNFESVPLEYLEPILDYLYSLDTEAFCKQNYSETFLYNMITLCDQYFIESLQNVCESLILDKISIRKCGEMLDFAAMYNCKLLQQGCLDFICQNLARVLTYRSIEQCDASTLHLLNTHYQKMFKTVFDYRQITPFSEAIEDELLLSFVDGCEVDLDYRMSADGKLKEAARHKQKDHNKQDAHHYEKQAISTMMRSLSISESAASPADEKTAAQVSSPTEVKNWSRVVDKKEQKRKLAETALKVNNVLKQEDQPSPELVVMSPRSFTERTPVKEQTPPMPDSPTEASTPISKSYNLDLSTLMPQSQKLSQKQRKRLSSESQSWRASSSATLELNTTPVVVPNAWGISSNSPATYPEPAFNSSAATGSSADPTSFANMMRGQATPATVSADQSNSFSKILADERRQRESYERMRNKSLVQTQIEETAIAELREFYNVDKIDDETITIERKSRPSDINFSTWSRH